The genomic window GAAGTTGTAGATCCTTACGCGGTAGATATTGATAACGCTAGTCAAAATGCGATCGCCCGGATTAAAGACGGGGAAAAAATCGTTGATACTTATGTATGGAAACACGACGATAAACCCTTACCCGCCGATAGCGAATTAGTTATATACGAGTTGCACGTAGGCGACTTTTCGGGGGGAGAAGATGACCCCTTTGCACGGGGTAAATATAAACACGTAGTCGAAAAATTAGATTATCTGTGCGAATTGGGTGTAAATGCGATCGAAGTTATGCCTGTAAAAGAATACCCCGGCGACCATAGTTGGGGCTACAATCCTCGCCACTTCTTTGCTACAGAGTCAAGTTATGGCCCTACCGAAGGATTAAAACAATTAGTAGATGAATGTCATGGTAGAGGGATGCGGGTAATTATGGATGGTATTTACAACCACTCCGAAGCCGAAGCGCCCTTAACTCAAATCGATCACGATTATTGGTATCATCACGCCCCCCGCGATCCTGACAACAACTGGGGTCCAGAATTTAACTATGAGTTTTACGACGAAAAACTAGAAACCTACCCCGCACGTAAGTTTATCGGCGATAACGTGCGTTTTTGGGTAAGTGAATATCATACCGATGGCATCCGTTTTGATGCTGCGCGGCAAATTGCCAATTACGACTTCATGCACTGGATTGTCAAAGAAGCCAAAGATACAGCCAGCATGAAGCCCTTTTATACCGTTGCCGAACATATTCCCGAAACTGCCAGTATTACTAATGTAGATGGGCCGATGGATGGTTGCTGGCACGATAGTTTTTATCACTGCATTTTAGAGCATATCTGCGGCGATACCTTCGATCTTGAACGCTTGAAAGATGTAATTGATTGCAAACGTCAAGGGTTTATGGGCGCTACGAATGTTGTAAATTACCTAACAAATCACGATCATAATCATGTCATGGTGGAATTAGGCGATCGCGAAATCTTTGACGAAGCAGCTTTTACTCGTGTCAAATTAGGCGCAGCTATTCTGTTAACCGCCGTTGGTGTCCCTCTCATTTGGATGGGTGAAGAATTTGGCGAATACAAACCTAAAACCCCAGATTCTGCCAAAATTGATTGGACTTTATTAGGTAATGACTTAAATCGCGGTTTGTTTGAATCCTACAAAGGCTTAATCAATCTGCGTAAAAGCAATCACGCTCTTTATACAGAAAATATCGAATTTTTCCACGAAAACCCCGAAGCAAAAGTTTTAGCTTACACCCGTTGGAATGATGAAGGTTCGCGCGTGGTTGTAGTTGCCAATTTCTCGGAAAACTTCTTAGCTGGCTATCAAGTTTCTGGTTGTCCCGCCGGAAGATGGCACGAATGGACAAAGGACTACGATTTAGAATCTGGCGAAGAAGGTTTAATGACAGACTTAGGCGCATACGAAGCCAAAGTATTTGTTTGGCAGTAATTCACTGAGTTTTGACATAAAAAACCCCTCTCTGGTATAGAGAGGGGTTTTTTGATTTTAAGCTTCCTCAACTTCTGGCGCAGATTGACCAAACTTTCTACGGCGGCTAGTTATCAATTTCTCGTAACGATTCATCAGTGGCGTTGTGCTAATACCGTGCAAAATGACCGACAGCACAATAGTAATGTAGGTAATCCAGGCAACTTGTTCGCCCAAAGACCCTTTCAAGCCATGCCCAAACGCATAACATAAGTAATAAATAGAACCGACCCCGCGCACCCCAAACCAGCCAAATAACAAGCGAGTAATGGGTTTGTAATGACCGCCGATGGTACTAATCCAAGCCCCCACCGGGCGAATTACAAATAGCAACAAGCCGCCAATTAACAAACCAACGCTTAAATATTGCCAAATTGCTTGGACGCGCAACAGCGAACCTAAAATTAAAATTGTCGCTACTTCCATCAATTTCTCAATTCGTTCTGTAAATTCAAGTTGAGAATGATGTTTTTCTTCGTCTGTATATTGCCTTTGTGCTGCTATAGCCGCGACAAAAACCGCTAGAAATCCGTAGCCGTAGACAACTTCTGTTAGAGAATAAGTAAGCAAAATTGTGGCGATCGCAATAAAATCTGCCATCAAATCATCTACAGGTGTATACTTTTCTAGCTTTTGTTGTAGCCAAACGACGGATTTAGCAACAATAATTCCCATTCCTATACCCGCAACTACTGCCCAGATTAGGTCTACCGCCACCCATTCTTTAAACCAGTCTTGCCAGTTATTACCTTTTTCTAGCCAATGAATCCCAAAATAGACAAAGGGGAAAGCTAAAGCATCGTTTAAGCCACCTTCGGAAGTTAAGCCAAAACGCAATTCATCTTTGTCATCGGTATCGGCTAGCTGAACTTCTGAAGCTAGTACGGGGTCTGTAGGCGCAAGAATTGCCCCTAGTAATATCGCAATTCCCCATTCCATTTTTAAACCCCAATGGGCAACTGCTGCGATCGCAAAAATGGTAATAGGCATCAAAAAGCCAATTAGCCGCACCGTTGAACGCCAAGCCCAAAAGTTTAGCTGCCGATTCATTTTCAATCCGCAACTATATAAAGATACCAGAACAACAAATTCTGTTAATCTCTCCAGAAAGTTAGCATCTGGTCGCAATTGAACAATATTAAATCCATAAGGGCCAAGAGTAATACCGACAACTAGATAAATTAAGGCAAAAGAAAGCGGTAATTTAGCAATCCAGCCCGATCCTAAAGTCACGAAAAGTAGCAAAAAACCAATCACAAATAGATCGATAATATATATATCTAAATCCAAACCCATAGAAATCGCCTAACAAACAACAAGCCGCTTCCGCAAGCTTACAGCGAAGTTCCTTTACCCTAAATCCACCTCAGACAGATTACGGCAATAAAAAGTTAAAAATCATCTTAATTAGCGTTTTATGAAATTACCTGATGGCCCTAAAACTTTGCCTTTTATCCAAATGCTGCAATGGATTAGTAACCCTTTAGAATTTATGGATAATTGCAGCCAGCGTTACGGCGACTGTTTTACAGTCCGGTTGGCTAACTTTAAACCGATGGTGTTTTTTAGCAATCCTCAAGCCATTGAGCAGATTTTTACAAGCAATTTAGGGCAATTTGACTCTGGTAGAGCAAATTCTGTTTTACAGCCTTGGGTAGGCGATAAATCTTTGCTATTACTCGATGGGCGCAGCCACCAAAGGCAAAGAAAGCTACTTACACCGCCCTTTCATGGCGATCGCATGAAGTCTTACGGCGAGATGATTTGCAATATTACCGAACAAGTAATTAGCACTTGGCAAATTGACAAACCTTTCTCTGTGCGATCGGCTATGCAGGAAATTTCTCTATCAGTTATTTTACAAACAGTGTTTGGCTTGCAAGAAGGCGATCGCACAGAGAAACTTAAGCGGCTTTTAACCTCACTCCTTGATATGACTTCTTCGCCACTAAGTTCTAGCTTAGTTTTCTTTAAAGCCTTACAGCAAGATTTGGGTGCGTGGAGTCCTTGGGGGCGTTTTGTTCGCCAAAGAGCGCAAATAGATGAGATTATTTATGCTGAGATATGCGATCGCCGTCAACACCCCGATTCGTCGAGGGTAGATATTCTGAGTTTGCTAATGTCAGCTATTGACGAAAACGGCGAACCAATGAGCGATGTAGAATTACGCGACGAGTTGCTAACTTTACTGGTTGCAGGTCACGAAACTACAGCTTCAGCTTTAACTTGGGCGTTGTACTGGATTCACCATTTACCAGAAGTCAAAAGTAAACTATTGGATGATTTGGCTACAGTAGGAAATTTAGATTTTAATGCAATTGCCAAACTTCCCTATCTAAATGCCGTTTGTCAAGAGACGCTGCGAATTTACCCGATCGCTATGCTGGCATTTTTCCGCATTGCTAATGCTCCCATCAATATTATGGGGCAAGAGTTTGAACCTGAAACTGTGCTTACTCCCTGCATTTACTTAACTCACCACCGCCTAGACCTTTACCCAGAACCCAACCAATTTAAGCCAGAGCGCTTTTTAGAGCGGCAATTTTCTAAGTCAGAATACATCCCCTTTGGTGGTAGCAATCGGCTCTGTATTGGCATGGCATTCGCCTTATACGAAATGAAATTGGTGCTGGCAACGGTAATGTCCCGCTATAGTTTGGCGATTTCTGGAAATCAAACAGTAAAACCTGTACGTCGCGGGATTACCTTAGCGCCTTCCGGCGGTAAGTGGTTGGTAGCAAAGCAGCGTCATACTTCTAGAGAACTTGTTAGTAGCCAAAAAACTTAGATTTGGATGGAGTTAGGAAAATTTGGCACAATCACTGAATTTATCATCTGTCCATCTTTACTATAAAAACTCATTTCCCCCTTTTCGTTACATAACCAAAATTCTGTCGCACCAGCTTTAAAATAAAGCTCTTTTTTAAACTTCATTTCTTCCAATGTATTGCTAGATGATTTTATTTCAATGCAAATTTCTGGCGCAATTGAACAAACATCATCATTTTTGATTTGTTGATATCGCTTTTTAGAAATCCATATCACATCAGCTACTTTTACATTATCTTCCGTTTGAATTGGACACGCTGGATAAGTTAAACCTTCTTTAACCAGTGATTGAATTAAAGACTGAATTAAACCTTGATAAATTGAATGCTTGTTTTTCGCTGGACTCATTACAATTTGTCCCCAACGATTAAGCTCAATTTTATAAGGGATATTTTGCAATGCTGTATCTGCACAAACTTCTTGCCAGTTCATAAGTTATTTTTGTAACTTTATTCCCCGAATTGAAAAATCTAATAATTCTATTGGGTGAATTACATCTATTTTTTTACCTTGCATTTTTAAATGTTTATTTATTTGCAAAGTACAGCCAGGATTAGCTGAAGCAATTAAATCTGCACCAGTATTAAGGAGATTTTCAACTTTTTGGTTTCCCAACTCCTCCGCAATTTCCGGTTGCAGCATATTATAAACTCCCGCACTACCACAACATAAAGCCGCATCAATAGGTTCAACTAGCTTGACTTGAGGAATTTGTTTTAATAATTGACGCGGCTGGACGCTAATTTTTTGACCGTGCAGTAAATGACACGCATCTTGATAAACAAGTGTTAATGTTTCCTCAGTAATTGGCAGCAATTTCGCCGTCAATCCTACTGTTACTAAAAACTCTTGAACATCTTTAACTTTACTTGCAAATTCTTGAGCTTTTTCTTTGTATTCTGCGTCATCTTCTAAGATATGTCCGTATTCTTTTAAAGTATGTCCGCAACCAGCAGCGTTAATAATTATCGCATCAACTTCCGTATCTGCAAAACTATCAATCATTTGTCTCGCCAAGCTTTGCGCCTGCTGCTTTTGTCCTTGATGTTCGGGAAGTGCGGCGCAACAACCTTGACTTTCAGGAATTACCACTTCACAACCATTAGCCGTTAAAACTCTCACTGTCGCCTCATTAACTGGCGAGAAAAATAAGCGTTGTACGCAGCCTAAAATCATCCCTACACGATAACGTTTTTTACCTTGGGCGGGAATAACTGTAGGTAAGTTATTTTGAAAGGCTTTAAAAGTAACTTTTGGTAAAATTGATTCCATCGCAGCTAGGCGAGGAGATACTATTTTAAGTAAGTTTGTAGCACGGACAATTTTTTGTAAGCCTAGCTTTTGATACACCAATAAAGGCGCAAGCAAAAAGCGCAATCTATCAGGGTAAGGAAATAAAGAAAAAATGATTTGTCTAATTAGTTTATCGGGCAAACTTCGGGGGTAGTTTCGCTCAATTTGCGGACGAGTTGCAACTAATAATTTGTCATACTGTACCCCCGATGGGCAAGTTGTCACGCAAGCAAGACAACCTAAGCAAGAATCAAAATGTTCTACGGTAGCTTCGTTTAAAGAGATTTCCCCTTTGTTGATAGCATCCATTAAATAAATTCTACCTCTGGGGGAATCCATCTCTTTACCAATTACTCTGTAACTTGGACAGGTAGAAAGGCAAAAACCACAATGAACGCAAGTATCAATTAGTTTAGGATTGGGTGGGTTTTGTTCGTCAAAACCATTAATACTACTTAGAGTTGCAATGTTATTATTAGTATCTTCGGTTTGCATAAATTAAAAAATTATCTAAATTCCGCCAACAAAACGGTGAGGATTAAATACATTCTTGGGGTCAAATTGATGTTTGATTTTACGCATCAATTCCAAAGAGTTACCAGAGTAACCCCACACATCTAGCTGTTGCTTGCAATTAATGGGTGCTTCTAATATTGTAAGAAAACCGCCGTTGCTTTGACAGTGCGATCGCATTTTTAAAATCTCTGCTACGGTAGTATCGGCTGCACATTTCCACATCCCTAACCCACTAAGTGCGTGAATTAAGCTTTTCCCCCCACTGATACTATCAAGTTGCAGCAATACTTCTACAGCCGCAGATGGTAACACGCCGATTTTACAAGTAATTTGCTCTACATCAGATTGGCGCATTTGCTGCTGTAGTCTATCCCAGAGGCTAACTTCCTCTTTATCTGCATAAACAGCACTTTGCAAACCTAACTGTTTCCCAACTTCTACAAGAGTTGCTGACTGTTGTTTTACGCTTTCCTTTAAGCTGGCAAAACTAGCAATTAATCCCATCCCCTCCCCTAGTTGCAAATTGGTGACTAACTGGGGTGACAATAAATCGAATTTAGCAGGGGTTAAAGCCGAAGCGCGGAGAGTTTTTGTTGCTTGGGTAAGATTTGCTACGTCTCCTGTCAATACAACGGTTTCTGACGCTTCTGGTAACGGATAAACTCGCAAAGTTGCTTGACAAATCGCCCCTAATGTACCGTAAGAACCAGTAAATAGCTTCATTAAGTCGTATCCGGCAACATTTTTTACTACCTGTCCTCCCGCCGTCGCAATCTGTCCATCGGCGCGCACAAAGGTAATACCTAGTAATAAATCTCTGACTCCACCGTAGCGTTGGCGCAGCGAACCAGTGTCCGCCGTAGCGATAATACCTCCAATAGTAGCTGATTCGGGGCTGGTGGGGTCGAGGGGGAGAAATTGCCCAGATTTTGCTAAAACAGCCTGCAAGTCAGCAAATTTAGTTCCAGCTTCTACTGTTACTGTTAAATCGCCTATAGCGTGTTCAATAATTTGGTTTAAGCCTTCGGTACTCACAACTATATCCGCATTTTGTACCAACCCACCCCAGCCAAGTTTGCTACCACCGCTACAAAGTAAAATTTTTCTGTTGTTATTGTATGCATAGGCAATAACTGCGGCTAGTTCTGGCGGATTTTGGGGATAAATAATACAGTGTGGATTATGAGAAGATGCAAAAGCTTGAGTTATTTCTTTTTGTTTGGTAAAGTCTAGGTTTTCCCACTGGCAACAATTTTTTGGGCTAACTAGAGTGTTTATTTGAGAATAAGTCGCATTCATCCTAATTCATTTAATACTAGCAACAGTAAAATTACTGATTTAATTTATATTATAGGGACTTACGCCATGAGCAAAACAATTATATTTATAATTAGTTTTTTAAATCTGCAACCATAGTTAAGGCATAATGTTTTCTCCCTTTATTAATAAAAGAGCCTTTTTAGCCTTAGTTTTTCTCACTCTAGCAGCCTTAGCAGGCAACTATTTTACCCTCGATTTATTTTGGGGTATATCTTTCCTGTTTGGTAGTATTGCTAGTTTGGTGGTTTTGTACCTTTTTGGTACTCCTTGGGGTGTTTTAGTAACTCTTATTTCTAGTATTCAAACTATAGTTTTATGGCATCATCCTTATGCCGCAATTCTTCTTGGTTTAGAAATTTTATTTATAGGGTTATTCCGTCGCCAGCCTTCAAATATTCTCTTAGTAGATATACTCTACTGGCTGATTATTGGTATGCCTTTAGGTTGGTTATTTTATGCTTTAGTTTTAAACTTAAATAATACGCAAGTTTTACTTTTATTACTTAAAAAAGCAGTAAATGGAATTGCGAATGCTTTAATTGCCAATTTAATAATTACCTACCTACCTCTTAACAAATGGCTGCATCGTCCACAAGCTGACAAAAAAATATCTTTGCAATCAAACATCTTAAATCTATTAATTTGTTGTTTATTTTTACCTTTATTAGTATTGACGCTTTTGGATAGCAATCGCGTTGTAAATCATCTGGTTAGTGATATACAAGCCGATCTTGAACTCACTTCCAGCTTTCTATCTACTGAATTGCAAGCTTGGCATCAAGCTCACTTAGATCGATTTAATAAGTTAGCTCAAATCGCTGTAAAAAGCAACGTTAAGTCTTCGGCAAATTTGCAGCTTAGTACAGATTTAATGCAACAACTATTCCCAGACTCTTACAGTATTAGCATTGAAAATAATCTAGGAAATCAAGTTGCATTTTCTGGAAACAACCAAAATAAAATAATTGGCAACTCAGACAATAAATTACTTATAGAAAAGGCAAAAAATACTTTAAAGCCTATACTTAGTAGCGCAATCAGTGATTCCAGCTTACCCGATTCCATAGTAAACTTAATAGTTCCAATAGTTAGAAATAAAGAATTTTTGGGTACAGTCAATAGTAATTTGGATCTGCGTTACTTCAGCCAATTACTTAAAATAAACAATAGCAATAAATCTTGGCAATTTACTATTCTTGATTCTCAACAACGCATTATTGCTAGTACGGGGACGGAAATAGAAACAAGTTTTGCCCGCCGCCAAGAAGGAGAATTTAGATATATAAACTCAACAATGTATAACTGGTTGCCATCTAAACCAAATTTGACACCTATTAATCGTTGGCAACAATCTTTATACGGTCAAAAAATTAGTATTAATGATACTATTCCCTGGAGCATAGTTGTAGAATTGCCTGCAAAGTCTTATATTAATTACTTAAATTCTCTATACATCAATAACTTTGGTATTGTTTTAATTGTCGGAGTTTTAGCAATAGAGTCAGCAATAATTGTCAGCAGAAAAATATCTAAACCTTTAGCCAAGCTAACCGATTTAACTAATAATTTACCTCATAAACTTACTACTAGAGAAGATATTGAATGGTTTTATAGCCCAATAATTGAAATTGACTCTTTAATAAATAATTTTAGGTTAATGGCGATCGCATTAAATAATAAATTTACCGAAATTCAAAATATTAACAAATCTCTTGAAGAACAAGTGCAAGAGCGGACAAAGGTCGCCCTGCGTGTAAAAATGAATTTGATAAACGTAATCAATCAACACCAACAAACCGAAGTAGCACTACACGAAACTGAAGCAAGGTACTGGGATTTATTTGAAAATGCTAACGATTTAATTCAAAGCGTTACCCCAGAGGGTAAATTTATTTATGTTAATCGTGCTTGGCGAGAAGCTTTAGGTTACAACCAAACAGAAATTGATAATATATCTATGCTAGACATTATTGATTGCGATAGCCATGCTCACTGTATAGAAGTGTTTGAACAGGTAATGTCAGGAGAAAAAATTGATAAAGTTGAAACTACATTTATTACTAAGTTTGGCAGAAAACTTATCGTTGAAGGTAGCGTAAATTGTAAAATTGTGCATGGCAAACCTGTGTCTACTCGGAGTATTTTTCGCGACATTACTGAGCGCAAGCAAGCAGAAGCTGAAATTCAACACGCCTTACAAAAAGAAAGAGAACTTGGCGAACTCAAATCCCGCTTTATTAATACCGCTTCTCATGAGTTTCGCACACCTTTAACTATTATTCTCATGTCTGCTAGGTTGCTAGAACAATTTAATCAGCAAGCCAGCGAACAACAAAAAAACTTATATTTTGAACGCATCAAAGCTGCTATTAAGCGCATGAATGAATTACTAAATGATGTTTTACTTGTGGGTAAGTCAGAATCAGGGAAAACTGAACTTAATTCAACTCGCCTAGCTTTAATCAAGTTTTGCCAGCAATTAATAGAAGAAACACAAATGAGTACAGGTAGCCATCATATTATTAATTTTATTAGTCAAGGTGATGATACTAGCGCTTATTTAGATGAAAAACTCCTCCGTCACATTTTAAGTAACTTACTTTCCAATGCTATTAAATATTCTCCTCAAGGTGAGGAAGTTAATTTTAAGTTAACTTGCGAAACTAATCAAGCAACCTTTGAAATTAAAGATAGTGGTATTGGCATTCCTGTTAAAGATATAGAACAGTTGTTTAACTCTTTTCACCGAGGTAGCAATGTTAAATCAATTCCCGGTACGGGATTAGGATTATCAATTGTGAAACAATATGTAGAATTGCACGGCGGCACAATTACTGTTAATAGTGAATTAGGAGTAGGAACTACATTTACAGTTGTATTACCTTTTATTTACAATCATCAGTTTCATAAGAATTAAACATTTATAAAAAATTAAAGGGTTTTTAATATATTTAGCTAACTAAGGTAGAATACAAATTGATATTTTAAAACCCAGGTAAAAAAAATTGTTATCATTTTTGACCTCATCAATAATAGCAGTAAATACTGTTCCAATTAACTCTCAATCTCTACCGCAAAAACTATCCTCACCTGCACCAGTTACCCAGTTTTTACCCACCGACACAACGCTTATAGGAATAGTTAATACCAAAACTGAAAAATGGCAAAGCTTAACTAAATTTGAACTATTTGCCCAGATTTTCAATGCTGTAGAAAAGCAACTTCCTACTCAAATGGGCTTAAATTACCAAACAGATATTAAACCCTGGTTGGGAGAACAAGTAGCTTTTACACTTTTGCCTCAAAAAGATATAAAACCAGGCAGTTTAGAGGGTAGTTTTCTACTTTTAGCGACGGTAAAAGATGAGCAATCATTACAAGTATTAATAGATAGATTAAAAAGTAGTAACGCGCAAGAAGTAACCGAAAGACAATACAAAGGTGTAAAAATTTTGGAATGGAAACCGTCTGCACCTATTGCACCAGTTTCTACTTTGCCTAAATCGTCTGTAGCCGCAGTCCCAGGTATACCCAATTTACCTATGCCTAACCGAAATAGTATCAAAAATCGAGGCATGGCGATCGCACTCCTACCAGGATATATAGTCACAGCCAGCACAGCTAAACCCATTGAACAGTTACTAGACAAGCCTCCAGGTAGTGCTAATTTAGCCCAAAACCCCAATTTTAAACAGCTAACCCAGCATCCTCAATATAATCAAGCCCTATTTACCCTCTACGAAGACCCGACTAAGGTTCTTTCTTTATTCAAGTCTTTAGCTCAAGATCCTAGCTTACCCTTTCCCATTGCTCCCAGCGCCATTACTTCCGCCCAAGTAGAGCAATATAGTTCAATAGATGGTTTAGTGTGGGAACAACCAGAAGGCTTACGCTTGCAACTGTTCGCCCACCGCAAAACACCCAGTTTAGCTAATATCCTAACTCCCAATACCGCGCAATTACTCCCGCGCATCCCCGCACCCGCGTACTCTGCAACTACTGGAAGCAATATTTATCTGCAATGGCAAATGCTAGAAACGGCGCTAAATGGATATCCACAATTTAAAGATGGACTTGCCAAGTTGAATCAAACTATTACTAGCACAACTGGATTAGACCTCAATAAAGATATTCTAGGTTGGATGGATGGCGAGTATGCTTTGTTTTCTTATCCTACCGAACAAGGCTTAATAAGTAGCCAGTTAAAGATGGGTTTAGGCTTTTTTGTCCAAACAACAAATCGTAGCAAGGCTGAATCTACTTTAAATAAATTAGGTCAATCTCTCAAGACTCTT from Synechocystis sp. PCC 7509 includes these protein-coding regions:
- a CDS encoding DUF3352 domain-containing protein, with amino-acid sequence MTSSIIAVNTVPINSQSLPQKLSSPAPVTQFLPTDTTLIGIVNTKTEKWQSLTKFELFAQIFNAVEKQLPTQMGLNYQTDIKPWLGEQVAFTLLPQKDIKPGSLEGSFLLLATVKDEQSLQVLIDRLKSSNAQEVTERQYKGVKILEWKPSAPIAPVSTLPKSSVAAVPGIPNLPMPNRNSIKNRGMAIALLPGYIVTASTAKPIEQLLDKPPGSANLAQNPNFKQLTQHPQYNQALFTLYEDPTKVLSLFKSLAQDPSLPFPIAPSAITSAQVEQYSSIDGLVWEQPEGLRLQLFAHRKTPSLANILTPNTAQLLPRIPAPAYSATTGSNIYLQWQMLETALNGYPQFKDGLAKLNQTITSTTGLDLNKDILGWMDGEYALFSYPTEQGLISSQLKMGLGFFVQTTNRSKAESTLNKLGQSLKTLSGGALSTNTYNDIDGFNVNSWNFGEQSIFAYSWVDDKTLLISTGLGAVTELLPQPQKQLEKDYNFATAISSLPFPNQGYFYINMGSSLAWVYSLAPETFNTPSFQVFKQVIGSVRSFSTTTTTTSKKEQYDGLVVLAPAKK